In Microbacterium sp. SLBN-146, one genomic interval encodes:
- a CDS encoding MerR family transcriptional regulator — protein MASIMYTIGEFAALGRVSLRMLRHYDAIGLLQPARVDERTGYRFYAIDQLPLLLRIAELRELGVGLDRIAELSRADDQDAALRDVLDTRRRELEASVIGDRARIARIERRLRLLEGTAMSDVIYKQVDPVTVYAASQYAPGMGPENVGPVVGPLIGALDEALIAAGRPLLEPGIFWYDAEGDDRFAVHVSYVAEAEPVAGPGYDVVELPELPIAATLIHRGDMSGIGESWAALMEKAVADGYRVVGACREVYLEADGHVPGPDWVTELQAPVARV, from the coding sequence GTGGCTTCCATCATGTACACCATCGGAGAATTCGCCGCACTCGGGCGAGTGAGTCTGCGGATGCTGCGCCACTACGACGCGATCGGACTGCTCCAGCCCGCGCGGGTCGACGAACGCACCGGCTACCGTTTCTACGCGATCGATCAGCTTCCCCTGCTGCTTCGCATCGCGGAGCTGCGCGAGCTCGGGGTCGGACTCGACCGCATCGCGGAGCTGAGCCGTGCCGACGACCAGGATGCTGCACTGCGTGACGTGCTCGATACGAGGCGTCGCGAGCTCGAGGCATCCGTCATCGGCGACCGCGCACGCATCGCTCGCATCGAGCGGCGTCTCCGTCTTCTGGAAGGAACCGCCATGTCCGATGTCATCTACAAGCAGGTCGATCCCGTCACCGTCTACGCCGCGAGCCAGTACGCACCCGGCATGGGTCCTGAGAACGTGGGCCCCGTTGTCGGCCCCCTCATCGGAGCGCTGGACGAAGCTCTCATCGCAGCAGGCAGGCCCCTCCTGGAGCCGGGCATCTTCTGGTACGACGCCGAGGGGGATGACCGCTTCGCCGTCCACGTTTCGTACGTCGCCGAGGCGGAGCCCGTTGCCGGACCGGGATACGACGTCGTCGAGCTGCCCGAGCTGCCGATCGCTGCGACGCTGATCCATCGTGGCGACATGAGCGGCATCGGCGAGTCATGGGCGGCACTCATGGAGAAGGCCGTCGCCGACGGCTACCGCGTCGTGGGCGCGTGCCGCGAGGTGTATCTCGAGGCGGACGGCCACGTACCCGGGCCCGACTGGGTGACGGAGCTGCAGGCTCCCGTCGCCCGCGTGTAA
- the budA gene encoding acetolactate decarboxylase, with amino-acid sequence MTRPRHIIHQTSVMAALLDGVFDGETDVATLLDRGDFGLGTFDALDGEMVILDGMCHRLTADGAAHPVEGSARTPFAVVTRFVTHARASLTTAHDRADVRAVIDGILPSANYMYAVRVDGRFSSMRVRAVQAQAHPYPRLTDVTDDQATRELENVEGTVVGFRTPAFEHGISVPGYHAHFVSADRSSGGHILDYTLDCGEVRLCVGTDLHLELPRTELFATADLDPDDLDEQVDRAES; translated from the coding sequence ATGACCCGCCCCCGCCACATCATCCATCAGACGAGCGTCATGGCAGCACTCCTGGACGGGGTCTTCGACGGCGAGACGGATGTCGCAACACTTCTCGATCGCGGCGACTTCGGGTTGGGCACGTTCGACGCGCTCGACGGCGAGATGGTGATTCTCGACGGCATGTGCCACCGGCTGACGGCGGACGGCGCGGCGCACCCCGTCGAGGGATCTGCTCGGACACCGTTCGCCGTCGTGACGCGCTTCGTCACGCACGCTCGCGCATCGCTCACCACGGCGCACGACAGGGCGGACGTACGCGCGGTGATCGACGGCATCCTGCCGTCGGCCAACTACATGTACGCCGTCCGGGTCGACGGTCGGTTCTCGTCGATGCGGGTCCGCGCCGTACAGGCGCAGGCGCACCCGTACCCGCGCCTCACCGACGTCACCGATGACCAGGCGACGAGAGAACTCGAGAACGTCGAGGGCACCGTCGTCGGATTCCGGACACCGGCGTTCGAACACGGCATCTCAGTGCCGGGCTACCACGCGCACTTCGTGAGTGCCGATCGCTCGTCCGGCGGGCACATCCTCGACTACACGCTCGACTGCGGCGAGGTCAGGCTGTGCGTCGGGACCGACCTTCATCTCGAACTCCCGCGCACGGAGCTTTTCGCGACCGCCGATCTCGACCCCGACGACCTCGACGAGCAAGTCGACCGCGCCGAGTCGTGA
- a CDS encoding HNH endonuclease signature motif containing protein — translation MYDDPTVLDWPVPGPLEVVQDLDGVMAGFAAERLLRVDELRDFHLARAGAAGRVLTDVVLRGLRLELAGALRITEHAAGRLIGLAEAVVNRYPEVLVALREARITERHVEVLVAGVDELEPGLRDELAGEALVLAEGEPVGVFRRKLRTLIDTARVVTVVARQEEALARRRVWVEHEGEGMSWIHVYGPTVEAHAIQTRVTAIAKTILIGEGETRTLNQVRADVVADLLIDGVVSSHPDQARGIRASVVVTVPAVALLQADDAGVAGAGCDPAVVEGVGPIPIARARELCGGDGQWMRVLTHPETGMVLSVGRDRYTPPASLRRLVRWRADRCMAPGCGVPASRCEIDHTVAWEHGGHTSSVNLAPLCKGHHRVKHHGGWGLRQVPDSGGVVEWTSPAGRRYLVPPERRVPVYRVTDPDPDMGVNHAAPF, via the coding sequence ATGTACGACGACCCTACTGTTTTGGATTGGCCGGTTCCTGGTCCGTTGGAGGTTGTGCAGGATCTGGATGGGGTGATGGCGGGGTTCGCGGCGGAGCGGTTGTTGCGGGTGGATGAGTTGCGTGATTTTCATCTCGCGCGGGCGGGTGCTGCGGGGCGGGTGTTGACGGATGTGGTGTTGCGGGGGTTGCGGCTGGAGTTGGCGGGGGCGTTGCGGATCACGGAGCATGCCGCGGGGAGGCTGATCGGGCTGGCGGAGGCGGTGGTGAACCGGTACCCGGAGGTGTTGGTGGCGTTGCGGGAGGCGCGGATCACGGAGCGGCATGTCGAGGTTCTGGTCGCGGGGGTGGACGAGCTGGAACCCGGCCTGCGAGACGAGCTGGCGGGTGAGGCGTTGGTGTTGGCGGAGGGGGAGCCGGTGGGGGTGTTCCGCCGGAAGCTTCGGACGCTGATCGATACTGCCCGGGTGGTGACGGTGGTCGCGCGGCAGGAGGAGGCGTTGGCGCGTCGGCGGGTGTGGGTGGAGCACGAGGGGGAGGGGATGTCGTGGATCCATGTGTATGGTCCGACGGTCGAGGCGCATGCGATCCAGACCCGGGTGACGGCGATCGCGAAGACGATCCTCATCGGGGAGGGGGAGACGCGCACGTTGAATCAGGTGCGGGCGGATGTGGTCGCGGATCTGCTGATCGACGGGGTGGTGTCGTCGCACCCCGATCAGGCGCGGGGGATCCGGGCGTCGGTGGTTGTCACCGTTCCGGCGGTGGCGTTGTTGCAGGCGGATGATGCCGGGGTGGCCGGTGCGGGGTGTGATCCGGCGGTGGTGGAGGGGGTCGGTCCGATCCCGATCGCCCGTGCCCGGGAGTTGTGTGGTGGGGACGGGCAGTGGATGCGGGTGCTCACGCATCCGGAGACGGGGATGGTGCTGTCGGTGGGCCGTGACCGGTACACCCCGCCGGCGTCGTTGCGGCGGTTGGTGAGGTGGCGGGCGGATCGGTGTATGGCGCCGGGGTGCGGGGTGCCCGCGTCACGGTGTGAGATCGATCACACGGTCGCGTGGGAACACGGCGGGCACACGTCGAGTGTGAACTTGGCGCCGTTGTGCAAGGGGCATCATCGGGTGAAACACCACGGTGGGTGGGGGTTGCGGCAGGTTCCCGACAGTGGGGGTGTGGTGGAGTGGACCTCCCCGGCCGGGCGACGATACCTCGTTCCCCCCGAACGCCGCGTCCCCGTCTACCGGGTGACTGATCCCGACCCCGACATGGGCGTCAACCACGCTGCACCCTTCTGA
- a CDS encoding flavodoxin domain-containing protein, producing MTKVLVAYASKNGSTEEIAEAIADELTSHGLDVTCRSARDSDAKDVDAVILGSAVYAGRWLRPARRFLKAESDRLRHLPFWIFSSGPFGDQAAHPSEEDLRWQEPHKIISRAQELGVRGHVVFGGRLPLEPHGFVEAAMVRNTPGENHDARDWAQIRAWATTVAEELGAREQVEGPESS from the coding sequence ATGACGAAAGTGCTCGTGGCATACGCCAGCAAGAACGGCTCGACCGAGGAGATCGCCGAGGCGATCGCCGACGAACTGACATCGCACGGACTGGACGTGACGTGTCGATCAGCCCGCGACAGCGACGCAAAGGACGTGGACGCCGTCATCCTCGGCAGCGCCGTCTACGCCGGCCGATGGCTTCGGCCTGCGCGGCGCTTCCTGAAGGCCGAATCCGATCGTCTCCGGCACCTGCCCTTCTGGATCTTCAGCTCGGGCCCGTTCGGTGACCAGGCGGCTCACCCGTCCGAAGAGGATCTGCGCTGGCAGGAGCCGCACAAGATCATCTCGCGCGCACAGGAACTCGGTGTTCGCGGTCATGTCGTCTTCGGGGGCCGACTCCCCCTCGAACCACACGGATTCGTCGAGGCGGCGATGGTTCGCAACACTCCGGGAGAGAACCACGACGCGCGCGACTGGGCGCAGATCCGCGCCTGGGCGACGACCGTCGCCGAAGAGCTCGGAGCACGTGAGCAGGTCGAGGGACCTGAGTCCTCCTGA
- a CDS encoding wax ester/triacylglycerol synthase domain-containing protein has translation MTDADDRLSGDDARILAIESTSLTGHTLKLMVLRPGAPVDLEALRASISARLDRHPRARERVDVDTQGGPRWIAADHFDIGDHVRRRAGTECATSEDLRRTVSVLMSEHLDRSKPLWTLDLIGPLADGSEAIAARMHHAMVDGIAGMRFLDALLLDPHDAQPVTASAGRSPADAPRSVLSEVTRLPQTIGRELGHPGSRSPFDRPITGARDVAFAVVPLEGLKAIGASRPRRATVNDVLLAVVSGGLRSWLGDIAAHLDLRAQVPVSLHHRDEDATSAGNRDSFMNVDLQLDVDDPLERLDRISALTRTEKQAGDAALLYDLFHALGAVPGVDALAHRISDSSREFSVAISNVPGPRSPVAVAGRRVDRLFSSSEPGAHHALRIAAISHAGDIGIGFCTDPTAITGIETLADSVAKAYDALRRAALDHS, from the coding sequence ATGACGGATGCCGATGACCGGCTCTCGGGCGATGACGCCCGCATCCTCGCGATCGAGTCGACGTCTCTCACAGGCCACACGCTCAAGCTGATGGTGCTGCGTCCCGGCGCACCGGTCGACCTCGAGGCGCTGCGTGCGTCGATCTCGGCGCGGCTGGATCGTCACCCTCGCGCGCGCGAGCGCGTCGACGTGGACACGCAGGGTGGGCCACGCTGGATAGCTGCGGACCATTTCGACATCGGCGACCACGTGCGGCGCCGCGCCGGCACCGAGTGCGCGACCAGCGAAGACCTGCGCCGCACCGTCAGCGTGCTGATGTCCGAGCACCTCGATCGCTCGAAACCGCTGTGGACGCTGGATCTCATCGGCCCGCTCGCCGACGGAAGCGAAGCGATCGCGGCGAGGATGCACCACGCGATGGTCGACGGCATCGCGGGCATGAGGTTCCTCGATGCCCTCCTCCTGGATCCCCACGATGCGCAGCCCGTCACTGCGAGCGCCGGCAGGAGCCCGGCCGACGCTCCCCGCAGCGTCCTCAGCGAGGTGACCCGTCTCCCGCAGACGATCGGACGCGAACTCGGACACCCCGGCTCGCGATCGCCCTTCGACCGGCCGATCACGGGGGCCCGAGACGTCGCGTTCGCCGTCGTTCCCCTCGAAGGACTCAAAGCGATCGGGGCATCGCGTCCGCGCCGCGCCACCGTGAACGATGTGCTCCTCGCTGTCGTCTCGGGCGGTCTTCGTTCGTGGCTGGGCGATATCGCCGCGCATCTCGACCTTCGCGCGCAAGTTCCCGTCAGCCTGCACCACCGCGACGAGGATGCCACGTCCGCGGGCAACCGCGACTCCTTCATGAACGTGGATCTCCAGCTCGACGTCGACGACCCACTCGAGCGTCTCGATCGGATCAGCGCGCTCACGCGAACCGAGAAACAGGCCGGCGACGCTGCGCTCCTGTACGACCTGTTCCACGCACTGGGGGCAGTGCCCGGCGTGGATGCACTCGCTCATCGGATCTCGGACAGCTCACGCGAGTTCAGTGTCGCCATCTCGAACGTGCCCGGCCCGCGGAGTCCTGTCGCCGTCGCGGGGCGGCGGGTCGACCGCCTGTTCTCGTCATCGGAGCCGGGCGCTCATCACGCGCTGCGGATCGCCGCGATCTCGCACGCCGGCGACATCGGGATCGGATTCTGCACCGATCCCACGGCCATCACGGGGATCGAGACCCTCGCGGACAGCGTCGCGAAGGCGTACGACGCGCTCCGCCGAGCCGCACTCGATCACTCGTAG
- a CDS encoding DUF5684 domain-containing protein, which translates to MDPALTTDLTSAYIWSTVGSLVAYVFYGFAVMAIFRKAGLKGWPAWVPIFNTWRILQLGGQKGWWILIGLIPLVGTILFLVFLIIAGVKIQTGFGKPGVFYLLALFLTPVWYGILAWDGSIWRPEHTPLVPASGYADGTTPQAA; encoded by the coding sequence ATGGACCCCGCACTGACGACAGATCTGACATCCGCCTACATCTGGTCGACGGTGGGGAGCCTCGTCGCGTACGTCTTCTACGGCTTCGCCGTCATGGCGATCTTCCGCAAGGCCGGGCTGAAAGGCTGGCCAGCCTGGGTTCCGATCTTCAACACATGGCGGATCCTCCAGCTCGGCGGGCAGAAGGGATGGTGGATCCTCATCGGACTGATCCCCCTCGTGGGGACGATCCTCTTTCTCGTCTTCCTCATCATCGCGGGCGTGAAGATCCAGACCGGGTTCGGCAAGCCGGGGGTCTTCTACCTGCTCGCGCTCTTCCTCACGCCGGTCTGGTACGGGATCCTCGCGTGGGACGGGTCGATCTGGCGTCCAGAGCACACTCCTCTCGTCCCCGCCAGCGGTTACGCCGACGGCACGACTCCGCAGGCCGCCTGA